The following coding sequences are from one Paramormyrops kingsleyae isolate MSU_618 chromosome 21, PKINGS_0.4, whole genome shotgun sequence window:
- the mrpl37 gene encoding large ribosomal subunit protein mL37, whose translation MNLLVLKAGKCCSVFHILHVSRHRVGGRLFSVSCCLHLKAPPRNNRKATVDIPGLERVTYAERLHFVPGLAKATFPQWSRGWRDPHRYSGPEYEGLPPRAEKPCFVFNQRTSALEGTRQAAWLTKSIVRQGLPPQVLALAEDAANQIEDQDERVQHAIQHARFWDSTERKPPRERFCPVLLRNLLHLCGTLQVRLPTLGRRMLAEKYSLAACWTRGGDLFQVRGQNGLLLNSMSAVPVVAGKEELLSTEGEELETFYPIAPTIDLQVTHAYKQKNDTGFQDGYPYPHAHTLYILECGEGPKLKEEQVHAKMIMFAFGNALAHAHALYGTQPQVLERPVTVQSVATNGRTFSFVMFQLNTTDLDSDTGVKNLVWMDADQPLYEYAKIRPVVKKKVIQVTAGLAGYQPDTFKKFLALYLHGAA comes from the exons ATGAATCTGCTGGTGCTGAAAGCTGGGAAATGCTGCAGCGTCTTCCATATATTGCATGTGTCCCGGCATCGCGTCGGAGGACGGCTCTTCTCTGTCAGCTGCTGTCTACACCTGAAGGCACCGCCGCGTAACAACCGCAAAGCGACGGTGGATATCCCCGGGTTGGAGCGCGTCACCTACGCTGAAAGGCTGCACTTCGTCCCGGGGCTGGCCAAGGCGACATTCCCGCAGTGGAGCCGCGGCTGGCGTGACCCGCACCGGTATAGCGGACCCGAGTACGAGGGGTTGCCGCCGCGGGCCGAAAAGCCGTGTTTCGTTTTTAACCAAAGGACAAGCGCACTAGAAG GAACACGGCAAGCGGCGTGGCTCACCAAATCCATCGTGAGACAGGGGCTGCCCCCACAGGTCCTGGCTTTGGCTGAGGATGCGGCCAATCAGATCGAGGACCAAGACGAGCGGGTCCAGCATGCGATCCAGCATGCCCGCTTCTGGGACAGTACAGAAAGGAAGCCCCCCAGGGAGAGATTCTG CCCGGTTCTGCTCAGAAACCTGCTGCACCTCTGCGGGACCCTGCAGGTCAGGCTCCCAACACTGGGCAGGAGGATGCTGGCCGAGAAGTACAGCCTGGCGGCCTGCTGGACCCGGG GGGGTGACCTCTTCCAGGTCCGAGGCCAGAATGGACTCCTGCTGAACAGCATGTCCGCTGTTCCTGTGGTGGCTGGAAAGGAGGAGCTGCTGAGCACCGAGGGTGAGGAACTGGAGACCTTTTACCCCATCGCCCCCACCATCGACCTGCAGGTCACCCACGCCTACAAGCAGAAGAATGATACAG GCTTCCAGGACGGCTACCCTTACCCCCACGCGCACACCCTCTACATCCTCGAGTGTGGCGAAGGGCCCAAGCTGAAGGAGGAGCAGGTTCACGCCAAGATGATCATGTTCGCTTTTGGGAATGCCCTGGCACACGCCCACGCCCTCTACGGG ACCCAGCCGCAGGTCCTGGAGCGGCCAGTGACGGTGCAGAGCGTGGCCACCAATGGCAGGACCTTCAGCTTTGTCATGTTCCAGCTCAACACCACCGACTTGGATTCCGACACCGGCGTCAAGAACTTGGTGTGGATGGATGCTGACCAGCCCCTCTATGAATATGCGAAAATCCGGCCCGTTGTCAAGAAGAAGGTGATCCAG gttactGCAGGCCTGGCTGGATACCAGCCAGACACCTTCAAGAAGTTCCTGGCTCTCTACTTACATGGGGCGGCATGA